The proteins below are encoded in one region of Bombus vancouverensis nearcticus chromosome 8, iyBomVanc1_principal, whole genome shotgun sequence:
- the LOC117162718 gene encoding DDB1- and CUL4-associated factor 6 isoform X3, whose translation MKKTRSNIFRDIYYQPYNDYTRMKLYSSSKASLQMMQRMALLKRLKVHNGCVNSVCWNATGELILSGSDDQHLVLTNAYNYEVLTDYKTSHRANIFSAKFLPNSGDHRIVSCSGDGIILYTDLIRRTKTFHNQFNCHVGTTYEIATIPGEPHNFLSCGEDGTVRWFDLRIKDKCNTSRCTEDVLVSCERAITALSVNLASPHQIAIGCSDSTVRILDRRTLGTPATGWTDTPGAVKALCTFTVPEFEGNSYRITSLNYSPDGQDVLVSYSSDHLYLFNVKDQASIQLKKDVAVRKGEGKKQRLRSPLPVRRLRLRGDWSDTGPDARPECEGGRRSGTEIAQARPVLQTSLMQRMTDVLSRMLNDPATRAALCGGGEDSLEGVIDHQDNTQNSNESVTESNEERRDNETERVERAPTQANQEIEQQPDRLESPSTSGTQSNPGTSYSVETKEEMPSNETMPLKQTIDESSSSVESKSHVPMEIESSQVETQQCFAQPCSSRTMDKSSDLPEDDQSSNDDSPCSSMENKQEGHMMENLQDRLTKMRVGFLEKHGTEPAVSLTYTDKSSSSATISLGVADEMIRDGYHAGPSGSSGTFSGRNHDKHIRYSDIQEKTDESAFSDSEDEDIQAGGRLGSSADTEMEEAMGDAPTRRGSANFDKTCVTELRVKQKYMGHRNASFFRTMIKEANFWGNDFVMSGSDCGHVFIWEKDTARLCMLLEADQHVVNCLQPHPYLPLLATAGIDYDVKLWAPISEESSFDEKFAEDLKKRNAVMLEETKDTMTVPAVFMIRMLACLNQIRRGRGRNRRRSGDEAGELRGG comes from the exons ATGAAGAAGACACGTTCAAATATATTTCGTGACATTTATTATCAGCCCTACAATGATTACACCAGGATGAAGCTTTATTCCAGCAGCAAAG CAAGTCTTCAAATGATGCAACGTATGGCATTGTTGAAGAGATTAAAAGTTCACAATGGTTGTGTAAACTCTGTTTGTTGGAATGCTACTGGAGAATTGATATTGTCTGGTAGTGATGACCAGCATCTTGTCCTTACGAATGCTTATAATTATGAA GTATTAACAGACTATAAGACCAGTCATAGAGCAAATATATTTAGTGCAAAGTTTTTGCCTAATAGTGGTGATCATCGGATAGTTTCTTGTAGTGGTGATGGCATTATTTTGTATACAG ATTTAATAAGAAGAACAAAAACATTTCATAATCAATTTAATTGTCATGTCGGTACTACATATGAAATAGCGACAATACCCGGTGAGCCGCATAATTTTTTAAGCTGTGGGGAAGATGGAACTGTGAGATGGTTTGATCTTAGAATAAAGGACAAGTGTAATACTTCAAGGTGCACGGAGGATGTGTTAGTTTCTTGTGAAAGAGCTATAACTGCTTTGTCTGTAAATCTTGCTTCACCCCATCAAATAGCAATAGGTTGTTCTGACAGTACAGTTAGAATACTTGACAGAAGAACACTTGGAACACCAGCTACTG GCTGGACAGATACGCCTGGAGCAGTAAAGGCCTTATGTACTTTCACTGTCCCGGAATTTGAAGGGAATTCTTACAGAATAACATCATTGAATTATAGTCCAGATGGGCAGGATGTTCTTGTTAGTTATAGCAGCGATCATCTTTACCTGTTCAATGTGAAG GACCAAGCTAGTATACAGTTAAAGAAAGATGTCGCAGTTAGAAAAGGAGAGGGTAAGAAGCAAAGATTACGTTCGCCATTGCCAGTACGTAGACTAAGACTTAGAGGAGATTGGTCTGATACCGGTCCCGATGCTCGACCTGAATGCGAGGGTGGTCGACGTAGCGGCACAG AAATTGCTCAAGCCAGACCTGTTCTTCAAACTTCGTTAATGCAGAGAATGACTGATGTTCTCAGTAGAATGTTAAATGACCCAGCCACTAGAGCCGCTTTATGCGGCGGCGGCGAAGATAGCTTAGAAGGCGTGATTGATCATCAAGATAACACTCAAAATAGCAACGAAAGCGTTACGGAATCAAACGAAGAGAGACGAGACAACGAAACCGAAAGGGTTGAAAGAGCTCCGACTCAGGCTAATCAAGAAAtag AGCAACAACCAGATAGATTAGAAAGTCCAAGTACTAGCGGTACGCAAAGTAATCCTGGGACAAGTTACTCTgtagaaacgaaagaagaaatgcCATCCAATGAAACAATGCCTTTGAAGCAAACGATCGATGAGAGTTCATCGTCGGTCGAATCCAAATCACATGTTCCTATGGAAATTGAATCTAGTCAAGTAGAAACACAACAGTGTTTTGCTCAACCGTGTTCATCGCGTACTATGGATAAGTCCAGTGATCTACCGGAAGATGATCAAAGTAGCAATGACGACTCTCCTTGTAGCAGTATGGAAAATAAACAAGAAGGACATATGATGGAAAACCTTCAAGATAGATTAACGAAAATGAGAGTCGGATTCCTTGAAAA ACACGGCACTGAACCTGCTGTAAGTTTAACTTATACGGATAAAAGTTCATCAAGTGCAACGATATCTCTTGGTGTAGCCGATGAGATGATCCGTGATGGTTATCATGCGG GACCATCTGGAAGTAGTGGAACATTCTCGGGCAGAAATCATGACAAACATATACGATATAGTGATATACAAGAAA AGACTGATGAAAGCGCTTTTAGTGATAGCGAGGATGAAGATATACAAGCTGGAGGAAG ATTAGGAAGTTCAGCAGATACAGAAATGGAGGAAGCTATGGGAGATGCTCCAACGCGTCGAGGATCGGCGAATTTCGACAAAACGTGCGTAACGGAGCTTCGTGTCAAGCAGAAATATATGGGACACCGTAACGCTAG TTTCTTTAGGACCATGATTAAAGAAGCAAACTTTTGGGGCAACGATTTCGTCATGTCGGGTAGCGATTGTGGCCATGTGTTCATATGGGAGAAAGACACGGCCAGGTTATGCATGTTACTGGAAGCAGATCAACATGTCGTTAACTGTTTGCAACCACATCCGTATTTACCACTGCTGGCCACAGCTGGTATTGATTACGATGTTAAGCTTTGGGCACCGATAAGCGAAGAGTCCAGCTTTGATGAAAAGTTTGCAGAAGAT TTGAAAAAGAGGAATGCAGTCATGTTGGAAGAGACGAAAGACACAATGACTGTACCGGCTGTTTTTATGATCAGAATGCTGGCATGTCTCAATCAGATACGCAGAG GACGCGGTCGGAACAGGAGGAGGAGCGGCGACGAGGCCGGCGAATTACGAGGTGGCTAA
- the LOC117162718 gene encoding DDB1- and CUL4-associated factor 6 isoform X2, which produces MKKTRSNIFRDIYYQPYNDYTRMKLYSSSKASLQMMQRMALLKRLKVHNGCVNSVCWNATGELILSGSDDQHLVLTNAYNYEVLTDYKTSHRANIFSAKFLPNSGDHRIVSCSGDGIILYTDLIRRTKTFHNQFNCHVGTTYEIATIPGEPHNFLSCGEDGTVRWFDLRIKDKCNTSRCTEDVLVSCERAITALSVNLASPHQIAIGCSDSTVRILDRRTLGTPATGWTDTPGAVKALCTFTVPEFEGNSYRITSLNYSPDGQDVLVSYSSDHLYLFNVKDQASIQLKKDVAVRKGEGKKQRLRSPLPVRRLRLRGDWSDTGPDARPECEGGRRSGTEIAQARPVLQTSLMQRMTDVLSRMLNDPATRAALCGGGEDSLEGVIDHQDNTQNSNESVTESNEERRDNETERVERAPTQANQEIAVSEQQPDRLESPSTSGTQSNPGTSYSVETKEEMPSNETMPLKQTIDESSSSVESKSHVPMEIESSQVETQQCFAQPCSSRTMDKSSDLPEDDQSSNDDSPCSSMENKQEGHMMENLQDRLTKMRVGFLEKHGTEPAVSLTYTDKSSSSATISLGVADEMIRDGYHAGPSGSSGTFSGRNHDKHIRYSDIQEKTDESAFSDSEDEDIQAGGRLGSSADTEMEEAMGDAPTRRGSANFDKTCVTELRVKQKYMGHRNARTMIKEANFWGNDFVMSGSDCGHVFIWEKDTARLCMLLEADQHVVNCLQPHPYLPLLATAGIDYDVKLWAPISEESSFDEKFAEDLKKRNAVMLEETKDTMTVPAVFMIRMLACLNQIRRGRGRNRRRSGDEAGELRGG; this is translated from the exons ATGAAGAAGACACGTTCAAATATATTTCGTGACATTTATTATCAGCCCTACAATGATTACACCAGGATGAAGCTTTATTCCAGCAGCAAAG CAAGTCTTCAAATGATGCAACGTATGGCATTGTTGAAGAGATTAAAAGTTCACAATGGTTGTGTAAACTCTGTTTGTTGGAATGCTACTGGAGAATTGATATTGTCTGGTAGTGATGACCAGCATCTTGTCCTTACGAATGCTTATAATTATGAA GTATTAACAGACTATAAGACCAGTCATAGAGCAAATATATTTAGTGCAAAGTTTTTGCCTAATAGTGGTGATCATCGGATAGTTTCTTGTAGTGGTGATGGCATTATTTTGTATACAG ATTTAATAAGAAGAACAAAAACATTTCATAATCAATTTAATTGTCATGTCGGTACTACATATGAAATAGCGACAATACCCGGTGAGCCGCATAATTTTTTAAGCTGTGGGGAAGATGGAACTGTGAGATGGTTTGATCTTAGAATAAAGGACAAGTGTAATACTTCAAGGTGCACGGAGGATGTGTTAGTTTCTTGTGAAAGAGCTATAACTGCTTTGTCTGTAAATCTTGCTTCACCCCATCAAATAGCAATAGGTTGTTCTGACAGTACAGTTAGAATACTTGACAGAAGAACACTTGGAACACCAGCTACTG GCTGGACAGATACGCCTGGAGCAGTAAAGGCCTTATGTACTTTCACTGTCCCGGAATTTGAAGGGAATTCTTACAGAATAACATCATTGAATTATAGTCCAGATGGGCAGGATGTTCTTGTTAGTTATAGCAGCGATCATCTTTACCTGTTCAATGTGAAG GACCAAGCTAGTATACAGTTAAAGAAAGATGTCGCAGTTAGAAAAGGAGAGGGTAAGAAGCAAAGATTACGTTCGCCATTGCCAGTACGTAGACTAAGACTTAGAGGAGATTGGTCTGATACCGGTCCCGATGCTCGACCTGAATGCGAGGGTGGTCGACGTAGCGGCACAG AAATTGCTCAAGCCAGACCTGTTCTTCAAACTTCGTTAATGCAGAGAATGACTGATGTTCTCAGTAGAATGTTAAATGACCCAGCCACTAGAGCCGCTTTATGCGGCGGCGGCGAAGATAGCTTAGAAGGCGTGATTGATCATCAAGATAACACTCAAAATAGCAACGAAAGCGTTACGGAATCAAACGAAGAGAGACGAGACAACGAAACCGAAAGGGTTGAAAGAGCTCCGACTCAGGCTAATCAAGAAAtag CTGTTTCAGAGCAACAACCAGATAGATTAGAAAGTCCAAGTACTAGCGGTACGCAAAGTAATCCTGGGACAAGTTACTCTgtagaaacgaaagaagaaatgcCATCCAATGAAACAATGCCTTTGAAGCAAACGATCGATGAGAGTTCATCGTCGGTCGAATCCAAATCACATGTTCCTATGGAAATTGAATCTAGTCAAGTAGAAACACAACAGTGTTTTGCTCAACCGTGTTCATCGCGTACTATGGATAAGTCCAGTGATCTACCGGAAGATGATCAAAGTAGCAATGACGACTCTCCTTGTAGCAGTATGGAAAATAAACAAGAAGGACATATGATGGAAAACCTTCAAGATAGATTAACGAAAATGAGAGTCGGATTCCTTGAAAA ACACGGCACTGAACCTGCTGTAAGTTTAACTTATACGGATAAAAGTTCATCAAGTGCAACGATATCTCTTGGTGTAGCCGATGAGATGATCCGTGATGGTTATCATGCGG GACCATCTGGAAGTAGTGGAACATTCTCGGGCAGAAATCATGACAAACATATACGATATAGTGATATACAAGAAA AGACTGATGAAAGCGCTTTTAGTGATAGCGAGGATGAAGATATACAAGCTGGAGGAAG ATTAGGAAGTTCAGCAGATACAGAAATGGAGGAAGCTATGGGAGATGCTCCAACGCGTCGAGGATCGGCGAATTTCGACAAAACGTGCGTAACGGAGCTTCGTGTCAAGCAGAAATATATGGGACACCGTAACGCTAG GACCATGATTAAAGAAGCAAACTTTTGGGGCAACGATTTCGTCATGTCGGGTAGCGATTGTGGCCATGTGTTCATATGGGAGAAAGACACGGCCAGGTTATGCATGTTACTGGAAGCAGATCAACATGTCGTTAACTGTTTGCAACCACATCCGTATTTACCACTGCTGGCCACAGCTGGTATTGATTACGATGTTAAGCTTTGGGCACCGATAAGCGAAGAGTCCAGCTTTGATGAAAAGTTTGCAGAAGAT TTGAAAAAGAGGAATGCAGTCATGTTGGAAGAGACGAAAGACACAATGACTGTACCGGCTGTTTTTATGATCAGAATGCTGGCATGTCTCAATCAGATACGCAGAG GACGCGGTCGGAACAGGAGGAGGAGCGGCGACGAGGCCGGCGAATTACGAGGTGGCTAA
- the LOC117162718 gene encoding DDB1- and CUL4-associated factor 6 isoform X1, which produces MKKTRSNIFRDIYYQPYNDYTRMKLYSSSKASLQMMQRMALLKRLKVHNGCVNSVCWNATGELILSGSDDQHLVLTNAYNYEVLTDYKTSHRANIFSAKFLPNSGDHRIVSCSGDGIILYTDLIRRTKTFHNQFNCHVGTTYEIATIPGEPHNFLSCGEDGTVRWFDLRIKDKCNTSRCTEDVLVSCERAITALSVNLASPHQIAIGCSDSTVRILDRRTLGTPATGWTDTPGAVKALCTFTVPEFEGNSYRITSLNYSPDGQDVLVSYSSDHLYLFNVKDQASIQLKKDVAVRKGEGKKQRLRSPLPVRRLRLRGDWSDTGPDARPECEGGRRSGTEIAQARPVLQTSLMQRMTDVLSRMLNDPATRAALCGGGEDSLEGVIDHQDNTQNSNESVTESNEERRDNETERVERAPTQANQEIAVSEQQPDRLESPSTSGTQSNPGTSYSVETKEEMPSNETMPLKQTIDESSSSVESKSHVPMEIESSQVETQQCFAQPCSSRTMDKSSDLPEDDQSSNDDSPCSSMENKQEGHMMENLQDRLTKMRVGFLEKHGTEPAVSLTYTDKSSSSATISLGVADEMIRDGYHAGPSGSSGTFSGRNHDKHIRYSDIQEKTDESAFSDSEDEDIQAGGRLGSSADTEMEEAMGDAPTRRGSANFDKTCVTELRVKQKYMGHRNASFFRTMIKEANFWGNDFVMSGSDCGHVFIWEKDTARLCMLLEADQHVVNCLQPHPYLPLLATAGIDYDVKLWAPISEESSFDEKFAEDLKKRNAVMLEETKDTMTVPAVFMIRMLACLNQIRRGRGRNRRRSGDEAGELRGG; this is translated from the exons ATGAAGAAGACACGTTCAAATATATTTCGTGACATTTATTATCAGCCCTACAATGATTACACCAGGATGAAGCTTTATTCCAGCAGCAAAG CAAGTCTTCAAATGATGCAACGTATGGCATTGTTGAAGAGATTAAAAGTTCACAATGGTTGTGTAAACTCTGTTTGTTGGAATGCTACTGGAGAATTGATATTGTCTGGTAGTGATGACCAGCATCTTGTCCTTACGAATGCTTATAATTATGAA GTATTAACAGACTATAAGACCAGTCATAGAGCAAATATATTTAGTGCAAAGTTTTTGCCTAATAGTGGTGATCATCGGATAGTTTCTTGTAGTGGTGATGGCATTATTTTGTATACAG ATTTAATAAGAAGAACAAAAACATTTCATAATCAATTTAATTGTCATGTCGGTACTACATATGAAATAGCGACAATACCCGGTGAGCCGCATAATTTTTTAAGCTGTGGGGAAGATGGAACTGTGAGATGGTTTGATCTTAGAATAAAGGACAAGTGTAATACTTCAAGGTGCACGGAGGATGTGTTAGTTTCTTGTGAAAGAGCTATAACTGCTTTGTCTGTAAATCTTGCTTCACCCCATCAAATAGCAATAGGTTGTTCTGACAGTACAGTTAGAATACTTGACAGAAGAACACTTGGAACACCAGCTACTG GCTGGACAGATACGCCTGGAGCAGTAAAGGCCTTATGTACTTTCACTGTCCCGGAATTTGAAGGGAATTCTTACAGAATAACATCATTGAATTATAGTCCAGATGGGCAGGATGTTCTTGTTAGTTATAGCAGCGATCATCTTTACCTGTTCAATGTGAAG GACCAAGCTAGTATACAGTTAAAGAAAGATGTCGCAGTTAGAAAAGGAGAGGGTAAGAAGCAAAGATTACGTTCGCCATTGCCAGTACGTAGACTAAGACTTAGAGGAGATTGGTCTGATACCGGTCCCGATGCTCGACCTGAATGCGAGGGTGGTCGACGTAGCGGCACAG AAATTGCTCAAGCCAGACCTGTTCTTCAAACTTCGTTAATGCAGAGAATGACTGATGTTCTCAGTAGAATGTTAAATGACCCAGCCACTAGAGCCGCTTTATGCGGCGGCGGCGAAGATAGCTTAGAAGGCGTGATTGATCATCAAGATAACACTCAAAATAGCAACGAAAGCGTTACGGAATCAAACGAAGAGAGACGAGACAACGAAACCGAAAGGGTTGAAAGAGCTCCGACTCAGGCTAATCAAGAAAtag CTGTTTCAGAGCAACAACCAGATAGATTAGAAAGTCCAAGTACTAGCGGTACGCAAAGTAATCCTGGGACAAGTTACTCTgtagaaacgaaagaagaaatgcCATCCAATGAAACAATGCCTTTGAAGCAAACGATCGATGAGAGTTCATCGTCGGTCGAATCCAAATCACATGTTCCTATGGAAATTGAATCTAGTCAAGTAGAAACACAACAGTGTTTTGCTCAACCGTGTTCATCGCGTACTATGGATAAGTCCAGTGATCTACCGGAAGATGATCAAAGTAGCAATGACGACTCTCCTTGTAGCAGTATGGAAAATAAACAAGAAGGACATATGATGGAAAACCTTCAAGATAGATTAACGAAAATGAGAGTCGGATTCCTTGAAAA ACACGGCACTGAACCTGCTGTAAGTTTAACTTATACGGATAAAAGTTCATCAAGTGCAACGATATCTCTTGGTGTAGCCGATGAGATGATCCGTGATGGTTATCATGCGG GACCATCTGGAAGTAGTGGAACATTCTCGGGCAGAAATCATGACAAACATATACGATATAGTGATATACAAGAAA AGACTGATGAAAGCGCTTTTAGTGATAGCGAGGATGAAGATATACAAGCTGGAGGAAG ATTAGGAAGTTCAGCAGATACAGAAATGGAGGAAGCTATGGGAGATGCTCCAACGCGTCGAGGATCGGCGAATTTCGACAAAACGTGCGTAACGGAGCTTCGTGTCAAGCAGAAATATATGGGACACCGTAACGCTAG TTTCTTTAGGACCATGATTAAAGAAGCAAACTTTTGGGGCAACGATTTCGTCATGTCGGGTAGCGATTGTGGCCATGTGTTCATATGGGAGAAAGACACGGCCAGGTTATGCATGTTACTGGAAGCAGATCAACATGTCGTTAACTGTTTGCAACCACATCCGTATTTACCACTGCTGGCCACAGCTGGTATTGATTACGATGTTAAGCTTTGGGCACCGATAAGCGAAGAGTCCAGCTTTGATGAAAAGTTTGCAGAAGAT TTGAAAAAGAGGAATGCAGTCATGTTGGAAGAGACGAAAGACACAATGACTGTACCGGCTGTTTTTATGATCAGAATGCTGGCATGTCTCAATCAGATACGCAGAG GACGCGGTCGGAACAGGAGGAGGAGCGGCGACGAGGCCGGCGAATTACGAGGTGGCTAA